A genome region from Streptomyces antimycoticus includes the following:
- a CDS encoding cystathionine beta-synthase yields the protein MQYYESMIELVGNTPLVKLNTVTEGIRATVLAKVEYFNPGGSVKDRIAVRMIEAAERSGELKPGGTIVEPTSGNTGVGLAMVAQRKGYKCIFVCPDKVSTDKINVLRAYGAEVVVCPTAVDPEHPDSYYNVSDRLVRETPGAWKPDQYSNPNNPLSHYESTGPELWEQTEGKITHFVAGVGTGGTISGTGRYLKEASEGRVQVIGADPEGSVYSGGSGRPYLIEGVGEDFWPTAYDQTVADEIVAVSDKDAFQMTRRLAKEEGLLVGGSCGMAVVGALKVAERLGPDDVVVVLLPDSGRGYLSKIFNDEWMADYGFLEEDGPSVRVGDVLQGKQGGLPSLVHMHPDETVGEAIDVLREYGVSQMPIVKPGAGHPDVMAAEVIGSVVERELLDALFARRAELTDPLEKHMSPPLPHVGSGEPVEDLMAVLGTADAAIVLVEGKPKGVVSRQDLLAYLASGVK from the coding sequence GTGCAGTACTACGAATCGATGATTGAGCTGGTCGGCAACACCCCGCTGGTGAAGCTCAACACCGTGACCGAGGGCATCCGGGCAACCGTCCTGGCCAAGGTCGAATACTTCAATCCCGGCGGCTCGGTGAAGGACCGGATCGCGGTCCGGATGATCGAGGCGGCCGAGCGCTCCGGTGAGCTCAAGCCGGGCGGCACCATCGTCGAGCCGACATCCGGCAACACGGGCGTGGGCCTCGCGATGGTCGCCCAGCGCAAGGGCTACAAGTGCATCTTCGTCTGCCCGGACAAGGTGTCCACGGACAAGATCAACGTGCTGCGGGCCTACGGCGCCGAGGTGGTGGTCTGCCCCACCGCCGTGGACCCCGAGCACCCCGACTCGTACTACAACGTCTCCGACCGGCTGGTCCGCGAGACGCCGGGTGCCTGGAAGCCCGACCAGTACAGCAACCCGAACAACCCGCTCTCCCACTACGAGTCCACCGGCCCCGAGCTGTGGGAGCAGACGGAGGGGAAGATCACCCACTTCGTCGCGGGCGTCGGCACCGGCGGCACGATCTCGGGCACCGGCCGCTATCTGAAGGAGGCCAGCGAGGGCCGGGTCCAGGTGATCGGCGCCGACCCCGAGGGCTCGGTCTACTCCGGCGGCTCCGGCCGCCCGTATCTGATCGAGGGCGTCGGTGAGGACTTCTGGCCGACCGCCTACGACCAGACCGTCGCGGACGAGATCGTCGCGGTCTCCGACAAGGACGCCTTCCAGATGACGCGGCGGCTGGCCAAGGAGGAGGGGCTGCTGGTCGGCGGCTCCTGCGGAATGGCGGTCGTGGGCGCGCTGAAGGTCGCCGAGCGGCTCGGCCCGGACGATGTGGTGGTCGTGCTGCTGCCCGACAGCGGCCGTGGCTATCTGTCCAAGATCTTCAACGATGAGTGGATGGCCGACTACGGCTTCCTGGAGGAGGACGGCCCCTCGGTGCGCGTCGGCGATGTCCTCCAGGGCAAGCAGGGCGGACTGCCCTCGCTGGTCCATATGCACCCGGACGAGACGGTGGGCGAGGCCATCGACGTCCTGCGCGAATACGGCGTCTCGCAGATGCCGATCGTCAAGCCGGGCGCCGGGCACCCGGATGTGATGGCCGCCGAGGTCATCGGTTCGGTGGTGGAACGCGAACTGCTGGACGCCCTGTTCGCCCGCCGCGCGGAGCTGACCGACCCGCTGGAGAAGCACATGAGCCCGCCGCTGCCGCACGTCGGCTCCGGCGAGCCGGTCGAGGACCTGATGGCGGTGCTGGGCACGGCGGACGCGGCGATCGTGCTGGTGGAGGGGAAGCCGAAGGGCGTGGTGAGCCGGCAGGACCTGCTGGCGTATCTGGCCAGCGGCGTCAAGTAG
- a CDS encoding acetyl-CoA C-acetyltransferase — protein MPEAVIVSAARSPIGRAFKGSLKDLRPDDLTAEIIQAALAKVPELDPRDIDDLMLGCGAPGGEQGHNLGRVVAVQMGMDHLPGCTITRYCSSSLQTSRMAMHAIKAGEGDVFISAGVEMVSRAKKGTSDGLPDTHNPLFADAETRTATRAEQGGEDWHDPREDGLLPDVYIAMGQTAENLARLKGVTREDMDEFGVRSQNLAEEAIKKGFWEREITPVTTPDGTVVSQDDGPRAGTTLEAVQGLKPVFRPDGRITAGNCCPLNDGAAALVIMSDTKARELGVTPLARIVSTGVSGLSPEIMGYGPVEASKQALARAGMSIGDIDLVEINEAFAAQVIPSYRDLGIDLDRLNVNGGAIAVGHPFGMTGARITGTLINSLQFHDKQFGLETMCVGGGQGMAMVIERLS, from the coding sequence ATGCCCGAAGCAGTGATCGTCTCTGCAGCCCGTTCTCCCATCGGCCGCGCCTTCAAGGGATCGCTCAAAGATCTGCGCCCGGACGACCTCACCGCCGAGATCATCCAGGCCGCGCTCGCCAAGGTCCCCGAGCTCGATCCGCGCGACATCGACGACCTGATGCTCGGCTGCGGGGCGCCCGGCGGCGAGCAGGGGCACAACCTGGGGCGGGTCGTGGCCGTGCAGATGGGGATGGACCATCTCCCCGGCTGCACGATTACCCGCTACTGCTCCTCCTCCCTCCAGACCTCGCGGATGGCGATGCACGCCATCAAGGCGGGCGAGGGCGACGTCTTCATCTCGGCGGGCGTCGAGATGGTCTCGCGGGCCAAGAAGGGCACCTCGGACGGGCTGCCGGACACCCACAACCCGCTGTTCGCGGACGCCGAGACCCGTACGGCCACGCGCGCCGAGCAGGGCGGTGAGGACTGGCACGACCCGCGCGAGGACGGCCTGCTTCCCGATGTGTACATCGCCATGGGCCAGACCGCCGAGAACCTGGCCCGGCTCAAGGGCGTCACCCGCGAGGACATGGACGAGTTCGGTGTCCGGTCCCAGAACCTCGCCGAGGAAGCCATCAAGAAGGGCTTCTGGGAGCGTGAGATCACCCCGGTGACCACCCCCGACGGCACGGTCGTCAGCCAGGACGACGGCCCCCGCGCGGGCACCACCCTGGAGGCCGTGCAGGGCCTGAAGCCCGTCTTCCGCCCCGACGGCCGGATCACCGCGGGCAACTGCTGCCCGCTCAACGACGGCGCCGCGGCGCTGGTGATCATGTCCGACACCAAGGCGCGGGAGCTGGGCGTGACCCCGCTGGCCCGGATCGTGTCGACCGGCGTGTCCGGCCTCTCCCCCGAGATCATGGGGTACGGACCGGTCGAGGCGTCCAAGCAGGCGCTGGCCCGCGCCGGGATGTCGATCGGCGACATCGACCTGGTGGAGATCAACGAGGCGTTCGCCGCGCAGGTCATCCCGTCCTACCGCGATCTGGGCATCGACCTGGACCGGCTCAACGTCAACGGCGGCGCGATCGCCGTGGGCCACCCCTTCGGCATGACCGGCGCCCGGATCACCGGCACGCTGATCAATTCGCTGCAGTTCCACGACAAGCAGTTCGGCCTGGAGACCATGTGCGTCGGCGGCGGCCAGGGCATGGCGATGGTCATCGAGCGCCTGAGCTGA
- a CDS encoding DUF4287 domain-containing protein — MSQIFSDETHRNLLSRIPQCTGREVADWLRTVDDGPAFFRFEEKVSWLRGEHQLAYGHAKAIIHEHDLRRAARKLL, encoded by the coding sequence ATGTCCCAAATCTTCTCCGACGAGACTCACCGGAACCTACTCTCCCGCATCCCCCAGTGCACGGGCCGTGAAGTTGCCGACTGGCTGCGCACGGTCGACGATGGCCCCGCTTTCTTCCGCTTCGAGGAGAAGGTCAGCTGGTTGCGCGGCGAGCACCAGCTCGCTTACGGCCACGCGAAGGCCATCATCCATGAACACGACTTGAGGCGTGCGGCGCGCAAGTTGCTGTAG
- a CDS encoding Bax inhibitor-1/YccA family protein, whose translation MRSSNPVFSRRGFSRSGGYAGFGAAPQAGSPVAGQGNPYAQTQAPTNPYAAGDQQNLTPEQLQQMYGAPPAGPLQTGRMTMDDVVMRTGMTLGTVIVAAAAAWIAQLPVGVGIGAALVAMVLGLVQSFKRTASPALIMGYALFEGLFLGVISQVYNERWSGIPMQAVLGTMAVFVGVLVAYKTRLIRVNARFQRFVLAAAIGFVLLMAVNLLFAAFGGGDGLGFRSGGLGIVFGLVGVVLGAAFLAMDFKQIEDGVRYGAPREESWLAAFGLTLSLVWIYLELLRLISIFRD comes from the coding sequence ATGAGGAGCAGCAACCCGGTCTTCTCGCGACGGGGGTTCAGCCGCAGCGGCGGCTACGCCGGTTTCGGCGCGGCGCCGCAGGCCGGGAGCCCCGTCGCCGGTCAGGGCAATCCGTACGCGCAGACACAGGCGCCCACGAACCCCTATGCGGCGGGCGACCAGCAGAATCTGACCCCCGAGCAGCTGCAGCAGATGTACGGCGCGCCGCCGGCGGGCCCGCTGCAGACCGGCCGGATGACGATGGACGACGTCGTCATGCGCACCGGTATGACGCTCGGCACCGTCATCGTCGCCGCCGCGGCCGCGTGGATCGCGCAGCTTCCGGTGGGCGTGGGCATCGGCGCCGCGCTCGTGGCGATGGTGCTCGGCCTCGTCCAGTCGTTCAAGCGCACGGCCTCGCCTGCGCTGATCATGGGTTACGCCCTCTTCGAGGGCCTCTTTCTCGGCGTCATCAGCCAGGTGTACAACGAGCGCTGGTCCGGCATCCCGATGCAGGCCGTGCTCGGCACGATGGCCGTGTTCGTCGGTGTGCTCGTCGCGTACAAGACCCGTCTCATCCGGGTGAACGCGCGATTCCAGCGCTTTGTGCTCGCCGCCGCCATCGGCTTCGTGTTGCTGATGGCGGTCAACCTGCTGTTCGCCGCCTTCGGCGGTGGGGACGGCCTCGGCTTCCGCAGCGGTGGCCTCGGCATCGTCTTCGGCCTCGTCGGTGTCGTGCTCGGCGCGGCGTTCCTGGCGATGGACTTCAAGCAGATCGAGGACGGCGTCCGGTACGGCGCTCCGCGCGAGGAGTCCTGGCTGGCGGCCTTCGGGTTGACGCTCTCGCTGGTGTGGATCTACCTGGAGCTGCTCCGGCTGATCTCGATCTTCAGGGACTAG
- a CDS encoding ABC transporter ATP-binding protein translates to MTTTPFGVETAHRTSAAAARATDLSKVYGEGETQVIALDSVSVEFRQAEFTAIMGPSGSGKSTLMHCMAGLDTISSGSARIGDVELTTLKDKKLTQLRRDKIGFIFQAFNLLPTLNALENITLPMDIAGRKADSAWLDRVVATVGLAGRLKHRPNQLSGGQQQRVAVARALAGQPEIIFADEPTGNLDSRSGAEVLGFLRNSVREMGQTIVMVTHDPVAASYADRVVFLADGRIVDDLRNPTADSVLDRMKRFDAKGRTS, encoded by the coding sequence GTGACCACCACCCCCTTCGGCGTCGAAACCGCCCACCGCACCTCAGCGGCGGCCGCCCGGGCCACCGATCTCTCCAAGGTCTACGGCGAGGGCGAGACCCAGGTCATCGCCCTGGACTCGGTCTCGGTCGAGTTCCGTCAGGCGGAGTTCACCGCGATCATGGGCCCCTCCGGGTCCGGCAAGTCGACGCTGATGCACTGCATGGCGGGTCTCGACACGATCTCCAGCGGCTCGGCCCGGATCGGCGACGTCGAACTGACCACGCTCAAGGACAAGAAGCTCACCCAGCTGCGCCGCGACAAGATCGGCTTCATCTTCCAGGCGTTCAACCTGCTGCCGACGCTGAACGCGCTGGAGAACATCACCCTCCCGATGGACATCGCCGGTCGCAAGGCCGACTCCGCGTGGCTGGACCGGGTCGTGGCCACGGTCGGCCTGGCCGGCCGGCTCAAGCACCGGCCCAACCAGCTGTCGGGTGGTCAGCAGCAGCGCGTGGCGGTGGCCCGCGCCCTGGCCGGCCAGCCGGAGATCATCTTCGCCGACGAGCCGACCGGAAACCTGGACTCCCGCTCCGGCGCCGAGGTCCTGGGCTTCCTCCGCAACTCGGTGCGGGAGATGGGCCAGACGATCGTGATGGTGACTCACGACCCGGTCGCCGCGTCCTACGCCGACCGCGTCGTCTTCCTCGCCGATGGCCGCATCGTGGACGACCTGCGCAACCCCACCGCCGACTCGGTCCTGGACCGTATGAAGCGGTTCGACGCCAAGGGCCGTACGAGCTGA
- a CDS encoding SAM-dependent methyltransferase → MSDAAGRIATLATEVLGEPLPIRVRAWDHSETGPPGAPTLVIRRRRALRRLLWRPGELGLARAWVAGDLDVEGDLYDALERLSGLLWERGPATAPRSRLSTGIQALRDPALRTAARKLIALAGPGLPPPPPREEARTGFGPLHSLRRDKKAISHHYDVGNDFYELVLGPSMVYSCAYWDSPDAALEDAQRAKLDLVCRKLALQPGQRLLDVGCGWGSMVLHAAREYGVRAVGVTLSEEQAAYARKRIADAGLTDQVEIRVQDYREVPDGPYDAISSIGMAEHVGSVRYAEYTAILHRLLRPGGRVLNHQIARRPQPDEEAYHVDEFIDRYVFPDGELAPVGRTVTQLEEAGFEVRDVEAIREHYALTLRSWVANLERSWSQAVRLTSPGRARVWRLYMAASALSFERNKIGVNQILAVRTPESGTSGLPLRARDWRG, encoded by the coding sequence ATGTCCGACGCCGCTGGGCGGATCGCCACCCTGGCCACGGAGGTGCTGGGAGAGCCCCTCCCGATCCGCGTCCGCGCCTGGGACCACAGCGAGACCGGCCCGCCCGGCGCCCCCACCCTGGTCATCCGGCGCCGCCGCGCGCTGCGCCGGCTGCTGTGGCGGCCGGGCGAGCTGGGCCTGGCCCGCGCCTGGGTCGCCGGAGACCTGGATGTCGAGGGCGATCTGTACGACGCCCTGGAGCGCCTGTCCGGGCTGCTGTGGGAGCGCGGCCCCGCCACCGCGCCGCGGTCCCGGCTCAGCACCGGCATCCAGGCGCTGCGCGACCCCGCGCTGCGCACCGCCGCCCGGAAGCTGATCGCGCTCGCCGGGCCCGGGCTGCCGCCGCCCCCGCCCCGCGAGGAGGCGCGGACCGGCTTCGGCCCGCTGCACTCCCTGCGCCGCGACAAGAAGGCCATCAGCCACCACTACGACGTCGGCAACGACTTCTACGAGCTGGTGCTCGGCCCCTCGATGGTCTACTCCTGCGCCTACTGGGACAGCCCGGATGCGGCGCTCGAGGACGCCCAGCGCGCCAAGCTGGACCTCGTCTGCCGCAAGCTGGCCCTGCAGCCGGGCCAGCGGCTGCTGGACGTGGGGTGCGGCTGGGGCTCGATGGTGCTGCACGCGGCCCGCGAGTACGGGGTGCGCGCCGTCGGCGTCACGCTCTCCGAGGAGCAGGCGGCGTACGCCCGTAAGCGCATCGCGGACGCCGGGCTCACCGACCAGGTGGAGATCCGGGTCCAGGACTACCGCGAGGTTCCGGACGGGCCCTACGACGCCATCTCCTCCATCGGTATGGCCGAGCATGTGGGCTCCGTGCGCTACGCCGAGTACACCGCCATCCTGCACCGGCTGCTGCGGCCCGGCGGGCGGGTGCTGAACCACCAGATCGCCCGGCGCCCCCAGCCGGACGAAGAGGCGTACCACGTGGACGAGTTCATCGACCGGTATGTCTTCCCCGACGGTGAGCTCGCCCCGGTCGGCCGGACGGTCACCCAGCTGGAGGAGGCGGGCTTCGAGGTGCGCGATGTGGAGGCCATCCGTGAGCATTACGCGCTCACGCTGCGCAGCTGGGTCGCCAATCTGGAGCGGTCCTGGAGCCAGGCCGTGCGGCTGACCTCCCCGGGCCGGGCCCGGGTCTGGCGGCTCTACATGGCGGCCTCCGCCCTCTCCTTCGAACGCAACAAGATCGGGGTCAACCAGATCCTCGCCGTCCGCACCCCCGAGAGCGGGACCTCGGGGCTGCCGCTGCGCGCCCGCGACTGGCGCGGCTGA